One Candidatus Angelobacter sp. genomic window carries:
- a CDS encoding DUF1501 domain-containing protein — MLTIYGNSSRFCDGISRRNFLRIGALGLGGLALPQLLQAESKSGIRDSHKAVIMIYLPGGPPHQDMFDLKMDAPLEIRGEFKPIPTNVPGIQICEHLPRIARIADKLAFVRSISDAVDDHSDFHCMTGRSKRNQPPGGWPSFGSAVSKLLGPLNPAVPEFIGLEPRMQHQPYNDAGPGYIGAAHRSFRPEGNGKDDMVLNGVTLDRLADRRALLAGFDRFRRDVDTSGLMEGLDAFNEQAFGVLTSSKLLEALDYQREDKRVIERYGKGDPKPHGDAAPMLMEQFLVARRLVEAGARVVTVAFGFWDYHGNNHKNAKADLPLLDQGVAALIEDLHQRGLNKDVSVVVWGEFGRTPTINKDAGRDHWPKVTCALLAGGGMKTGQIIGSTDRWGGEPVERPVAFGEVFATLYHNLGIDVNKTTINDLAGRPQYLVDAGCQPMKELI; from the coding sequence ATGCTCACGATTTACGGCAACTCCTCCCGCTTCTGTGACGGAATCTCGCGCCGCAACTTTCTAAGAATCGGCGCGCTCGGTCTGGGCGGTCTCGCGCTGCCGCAATTGCTTCAGGCCGAATCGAAGTCCGGCATACGCGATTCGCACAAGGCGGTCATCATGATTTACCTGCCCGGCGGGCCGCCCCATCAGGACATGTTCGATTTGAAGATGGACGCGCCGCTGGAAATTCGCGGCGAGTTCAAGCCGATCCCGACGAACGTCCCCGGCATCCAGATTTGCGAACATCTGCCGCGCATCGCGAGGATCGCGGATAAACTCGCCTTCGTGCGATCCATCTCCGACGCCGTGGATGACCATTCCGACTTCCATTGCATGACGGGCCGCTCGAAACGCAACCAGCCTCCGGGCGGCTGGCCGTCTTTCGGTTCCGCAGTCTCGAAACTGCTTGGCCCGCTCAACCCGGCGGTCCCGGAATTCATCGGGCTCGAACCAAGAATGCAGCACCAGCCTTACAACGACGCTGGTCCCGGGTACATTGGCGCCGCACACCGTTCCTTCCGCCCGGAAGGCAACGGCAAGGATGACATGGTGCTCAATGGCGTGACACTCGATCGTCTCGCCGATCGCCGCGCCCTGCTGGCGGGCTTTGACAGGTTCCGCCGCGACGTGGACACCAGCGGTTTGATGGAAGGACTCGACGCGTTTAACGAACAGGCCTTCGGTGTGCTCACCTCCAGCAAATTGCTTGAGGCGCTCGATTATCAACGTGAAGACAAGCGCGTGATTGAACGATACGGCAAGGGCGACCCAAAGCCCCACGGGGACGCCGCGCCGATGTTGATGGAACAGTTTCTGGTCGCCCGCCGCCTTGTCGAAGCGGGCGCGCGCGTCGTAACCGTGGCCTTCGGTTTCTGGGACTATCACGGCAACAACCACAAGAACGCGAAGGCAGACCTGCCTCTGCTCGACCAGGGCGTCGCCGCGCTGATTGAAGACCTGCACCAGCGCGGACTGAACAAAGACGTATCGGTCGTCGTCTGGGGCGAGTTCGGTCGCACGCCGACCATCAACAAGGACGCGGGCCGCGACCACTGGCCGAAGGTGACCTGCGCATTGCTGGCGGGTGGCGGAATGAAAACCGGTCAGATCATCGGGTCCACGGACCGTTGGGGCGGCGAGCCGGTCGAACGGCCCGTTGCATTCGGAGAAGTTTTCGCGACCCTCTATCATAATCTCGGCATCGACGTGAACAAGACAACCATCAACGATCTGGCGGGCCGGCCCCAGTACCTGGTCGATGCCGGCTGCCAGCCGATGAAGGAATTGATTTAG
- a CDS encoding DUF1501 domain-containing protein — protein sequence MLTIYGPRQRFCDGISRRNFLRIGALGLGGLTLPQLLRAESQSGIRRSHKAVIMIFLPGGPSHQDIFDLKMDAPSEIRGEFKPIPTNVSGIQICEHLPQLARMMDKMALIRSMVGAEDRHDAVTCLTGRHPRGAPLGGWPCLGSVLSKLYGPVDRSVPPFVGLAPKMGHMEWADNGQPGFLGVAHAPFQPNKGSGKDDMVLNGVTLDRLADRRALLTSFDTFRRDLDASGMMEGLDAFNDQAFGILTSSKLLNALDLEKEDKKVRERYGTGDPKNRDDGGPKLMEHMLIARRLVEAGARCVTLAFSRWDHHGDNFGALRQDLPLLDQGVSALVEDLHQRGLDKDVSVVVWGEFGRTPTINKDAGRDHWPRVSCALLAGGGMKTGQVIGSTDRLGGEANERPVQFGDVFATLYHNLGIDVSKVTIPDLSGRPQYLVDAGCQAMKELI from the coding sequence ATGCTAACAATCTATGGACCCAGACAACGGTTCTGCGATGGCATTTCGCGTCGGAACTTCCTCAGGATTGGCGCGCTCGGTCTTGGGGGCCTGACGCTGCCCCAGCTTTTGCGCGCCGAGTCGCAATCCGGCATCCGCCGCTCGCACAAGGCGGTCATCATGATTTTCCTGCCGGGCGGACCTTCGCATCAGGACATTTTCGATCTCAAGATGGACGCCCCATCGGAGATTCGTGGCGAGTTCAAACCGATTCCCACAAACGTTTCGGGTATCCAGATTTGTGAACACCTTCCGCAGCTGGCCAGAATGATGGACAAGATGGCGCTGATTCGCTCAATGGTCGGCGCCGAGGATCGGCATGATGCCGTCACCTGCCTGACGGGCCGCCATCCGCGTGGCGCGCCGCTCGGCGGTTGGCCCTGTCTGGGGTCGGTGTTATCGAAGTTGTATGGTCCGGTGGACCGATCGGTTCCTCCGTTCGTCGGCCTCGCGCCGAAAATGGGGCACATGGAATGGGCGGACAACGGTCAGCCCGGCTTTCTTGGCGTCGCCCACGCCCCCTTTCAACCCAACAAAGGCAGTGGCAAGGATGACATGGTGTTGAATGGCGTCACGCTTGATCGCCTCGCAGACCGCCGGGCGCTGCTCACGAGCTTTGACACCTTTCGCCGCGATCTGGATGCGAGTGGAATGATGGAGGGACTCGACGCGTTCAACGATCAAGCCTTCGGCATTCTCACGTCCAGCAAACTCCTCAATGCGCTCGATCTTGAAAAGGAGGACAAGAAGGTCCGGGAGCGTTACGGCACAGGGGATCCGAAGAATCGCGACGATGGCGGGCCAAAACTGATGGAACACATGCTCATCGCCCGGCGGCTCGTCGAAGCAGGGGCGCGGTGCGTGACGCTGGCGTTCAGCCGCTGGGACCATCACGGCGACAATTTCGGCGCGCTGCGGCAGGATCTGCCATTGCTGGATCAAGGCGTCAGCGCCCTGGTGGAAGACCTCCACCAGCGCGGTCTCGACAAAGACGTTTCAGTTGTGGTGTGGGGCGAATTTGGACGCACGCCAACGATCAACAAGGACGCCGGGCGCGATCATTGGCCCCGTGTTTCCTGCGCGTTGCTGGCTGGAGGCGGCATGAAGACTGGGCAGGTCATCGGGTCCACGGACCGGCTCGGCGGCGAGGCGAATGAACGGCCGGTTCAATTTGGCGACGTGTTCGCGACGCTCTATCACAACCTTGGCATCGACGTGAGCAAAGTCACGATTCCTGATCTCAGCGGACGTCCGCAGTATCTGGTCGATGCCGGCTGTCAGGCGATGAAAGAACTGATCTGA